In Oryza brachyantha chromosome 1, ObraRS2, whole genome shotgun sequence, the following are encoded in one genomic region:
- the LOC102708843 gene encoding adenylate kinase 3-like: MAAANLEDVPSLELMTELLRRMKCSSKPDKRVILVGPPGCGKGTQSPLIKDEFCLCHLATGDMLRAAVAAKTPLGIKAKEAMDKGELVSDDLVVGIIDEAMKKTSCKKGFILDGFPRTVVQAQKLDEMLAKQGTKIDKVLNFAIDDAILEERITGRWIHPSSGRSYHIKFAPPKTPGTDDVTGEPLIQRKDDTAAVLKSRLEAFHVQTKPVIDYYTKKGIVANLHAEKPPKEVTAEVQKALS, from the exons atggcggcggcgaacctGGAGGATGTCCCGTCGCTGGAGCTGATGACGGAGCTGCTCCGCCGCATGAAGTGCAGCTCCAAGCCTGACAAGCGCGTCATCCTCGTCG gtcCACCTGGCTGTGGAAAGGGTACACAGTCACCGCTGATTAAGGATGAGTTTTGCTTGTGCCATTTAGCGACCGGTGATATGTTGAGGGCTGCTGTGGCTGCTAAAACTCCACTTGGGATTAAGGCTAAAGAAGCTATGGACAAG GGAGAGCTTGTTTCTGACGATTTGGTTGTTGGGATTATTGATGAAGCCATGAAGAAAACTTCATGCAAGAAAGGTTTTATCCTTGATGGTTTCCCTAGAACTGTTGTTCAAGCACAAAAG CTTGATGAAATGTTGGCCAAACAAGGTACCAAGATTGACAAGGTTCTGAACTTTGcaattgatgatgcaatattgGAAGAACGAATTACCGGTCGTTGGATCCACCCATCAAGTGGTAGATCTTAccatataaaatttgctcCTCCTAAGACTCCTGGAACTGATGAT GTTACTGGAGAACCATTAATTCAAAGGAAAGATGACACAGCTGCAGTATTGAAGTCAAGGCTGGAAGCCTTCCACGTACAAACTAAGCCT GTCATTGACTACTACACCAAGAAGGGAATAGTCGCAAATCTTCATGCAGAGAAGCCACCAAAGGAAGTGACTGCTGAGGTGCAGAAAGCACTGTCATAA
- the LOC102709119 gene encoding putative methyltransferase C9orf114 isoform X2, whose protein sequence is MNDRDAEAAASEKARRRKEKKRKKRDDATQQQGAADEKSVSEKKEKKKKQKQTNGEDVAAGSNRKMSLAGQIARAATVFRIDEVVVFDSNPGAENNSGGGGEESGARFLVRILEYLETPQYLRRRLFPMHKNLKFVGLLPPLDAPHHVRKHEWSEFREGVTLDGDRSMGTFVDVGLSKNVLVEQILEPGKRVTVTMGTDRDISSACIRKVVPPSTPRDEMELYWGYKVRYASNLSGVFSDSPYKEGYDYIIGTSEHGKIISSSELILPSFRHLLIAFGGLAGLEECIEEDRNLKGKDVNDVFHTYLNTCPSQGSRTIRTEEALLISLQYFQDPIRRAG, encoded by the exons ATGAACGACCGAGACGCCGAGGCAGCAGCCTCCGAGAAGGCCCGGCgcaggaaggagaagaagagaaagaagcGAGACGATGCTACGCAGCAGCAAGGTGCGGCTGATGAAAAATCCGTCTccgagaagaaggagaagaagaagaagcagaagcagacgAACGGGGAGGACGTGGCGGCCGGCTCGAACCGGAAGATGTCG CTCGCAGGCCAGATCGCCCGCGCGGCGACCGTCTTCCGAATCGACGAGGTTGTGGTGTTCGACAGCAACCCCGGGGCGGAGAACAacagcggtggtggcggcgaagaGAGCGGCGCGCGCTTCCTCGTTCGCATTCTAGAGTACCTGGAGACGCCGCAGTACCTGCGGCGACGCCTTTTCCCCATGCACAAGAACTTGAAGTTTGTG GGGCTGCTTCCACCACTCGATGCACCACACCATGTGCGCAAGCATGAATGGTCTGAGTTCCGTGAAG GTGTTACACTGGATGGGGATCGTTCAATGGGGACATTTGTGGATGTCGGATTGAGTAAG AATGTTCTGGTTGAGCAGATCCTGGAACCAGGGAAGAGAGTAACCGTGACCATGGGAACTGATCGTGACATTTCAAGTG CTTGCATAAGGAAAGTTGTCCCCCCTTCCACTCCTAGGGATGAAATGGAATTGTATTGGGGCTATAAAGTCCGATATGCTTCAAATTTGAGTGGAGTTTTCAGTGATTCACCATACAAG gaaGGATATGATTATATCATTGGTACTTCAGAGCATGGCAAGATCATTAGTTCATCTGAGTTGATCTTGCCTTCTTTTAG GCACCTTTTAATTGCATTTGGTGGGTTGGCTGGTCTGGAAGAATGCATTGAAGAagatagaaatttgaag GGCAAAGATGtaaatgatgtatttcatACCTATTTGAATACGTGTCCCAGTCAAGGGAGCAGAACAATAAGAACTGAG GAAGCACTTCTCATCTCTCTCCAATACTTCCAAGACCCAATTAGGCGAGCTGGATAG
- the LOC102709119 gene encoding putative methyltransferase C9orf114 isoform X1, which produces MNDRDAEAAASEKARRRKEKKRKKRDDATQQQGAADEKSVSEKKEKKKKQKQTNGEDVAAGSNRKMSVSIAIAGSIIDNAQSLELATLLAGQIARAATVFRIDEVVVFDSNPGAENNSGGGGEESGARFLVRILEYLETPQYLRRRLFPMHKNLKFVGLLPPLDAPHHVRKHEWSEFREGVTLDGDRSMGTFVDVGLSKNVLVEQILEPGKRVTVTMGTDRDISSACIRKVVPPSTPRDEMELYWGYKVRYASNLSGVFSDSPYKEGYDYIIGTSEHGKIISSSELILPSFRHLLIAFGGLAGLEECIEEDRNLKGKDVNDVFHTYLNTCPSQGSRTIRTEEALLISLQYFQDPIRRAG; this is translated from the exons ATGAACGACCGAGACGCCGAGGCAGCAGCCTCCGAGAAGGCCCGGCgcaggaaggagaagaagagaaagaagcGAGACGATGCTACGCAGCAGCAAGGTGCGGCTGATGAAAAATCCGTCTccgagaagaaggagaagaagaagaagcagaagcagacgAACGGGGAGGACGTGGCGGCCGGCTCGAACCGGAAGATGTCGGTAAgcatcgccatcgccggatCCATCATCGACAATGCCCAATCTCTCGAGCTCGCCACTCTC CTCGCAGGCCAGATCGCCCGCGCGGCGACCGTCTTCCGAATCGACGAGGTTGTGGTGTTCGACAGCAACCCCGGGGCGGAGAACAacagcggtggtggcggcgaagaGAGCGGCGCGCGCTTCCTCGTTCGCATTCTAGAGTACCTGGAGACGCCGCAGTACCTGCGGCGACGCCTTTTCCCCATGCACAAGAACTTGAAGTTTGTG GGGCTGCTTCCACCACTCGATGCACCACACCATGTGCGCAAGCATGAATGGTCTGAGTTCCGTGAAG GTGTTACACTGGATGGGGATCGTTCAATGGGGACATTTGTGGATGTCGGATTGAGTAAG AATGTTCTGGTTGAGCAGATCCTGGAACCAGGGAAGAGAGTAACCGTGACCATGGGAACTGATCGTGACATTTCAAGTG CTTGCATAAGGAAAGTTGTCCCCCCTTCCACTCCTAGGGATGAAATGGAATTGTATTGGGGCTATAAAGTCCGATATGCTTCAAATTTGAGTGGAGTTTTCAGTGATTCACCATACAAG gaaGGATATGATTATATCATTGGTACTTCAGAGCATGGCAAGATCATTAGTTCATCTGAGTTGATCTTGCCTTCTTTTAG GCACCTTTTAATTGCATTTGGTGGGTTGGCTGGTCTGGAAGAATGCATTGAAGAagatagaaatttgaag GGCAAAGATGtaaatgatgtatttcatACCTATTTGAATACGTGTCCCAGTCAAGGGAGCAGAACAATAAGAACTGAG GAAGCACTTCTCATCTCTCTCCAATACTTCCAAGACCCAATTAGGCGAGCTGGATAG